The following proteins are co-located in the Rippkaea orientalis PCC 8801 genome:
- a CDS encoding DUF3750 domain-containing protein, whose protein sequence is METIVELRAAKIPFIGFIAFHYWYVVIREEQQDRWEIWQKPALSPESWGHLHKNLMSPVSGVGNGQSWLETSWTGQLGHELGKIIENSPMIYPYNDFYRYFPGPNSNTYVQWILNQANCNYRLKIKAIGKDY, encoded by the coding sequence ATGGAAACCATTGTTGAATTAAGAGCCGCTAAAATCCCTTTTATTGGCTTTATTGCCTTTCATTATTGGTATGTTGTGATTAGAGAAGAACAACAAGATCGTTGGGAAATTTGGCAAAAACCTGCTTTATCACCTGAAAGTTGGGGACATTTACACAAAAATTTAATGTCTCCCGTCTCTGGGGTCGGGAATGGCCAGAGTTGGTTAGAAACCTCGTGGACAGGGCAACTCGGGCATGAATTAGGCAAAATCATTGAAAATAGTCCGATGATTTACCCTTACAACGACTTTTATCGTTATTTCCCTGGTCCTAATAGTAATACTTATGTACAGTGGATTTTAAACCAGGCTAACTGTAATTATCGTTTAAAGATTAAGGCGATCGGAAAAGATTATTAG
- the sir gene encoding sulfite reductase, ferredoxin dependent codes for MVHTPTSPPQKLSKLEGIKENSNFLREPLATEILEETTHFTENAVQILKFHGSYQQDNRDNRVKGQEKDYQMMLRTRNPGGFIPPQLYLTLDRLSDEYGNQTLRVTTRQGFQLHGILKKNLKSAIAAIVNSMGSTLGACGDLNRNVMAPPAPFKNRPEYQYAWKYADNIADLLTPQTEAYYEIWLDGEKFLSAEESPEVVAARQRNSNKTLFPNKEEPIYGVHYMPRKFKCSVTVPGDNSIDVYTHDVSLVVITDEHGQLQGFNILAGGGMGRTHGKEETFARLSDPLGYVAKEDVYDAMKAIVATQRDYGDRVQRRHARMKYLLHDWGVEKFRAKVEEYFGKPLEPFKPLPEWKYQDYLGWNEQGDGKLFLGISVENGRVKDEGSFRLKTALKSIIDQFELPMRLTANHNIILYEIEPSQKAAIEGILHDCGIITNPQEVESLTRYSMACPALPTCGLAITESERALPGIIGRIKQVLTKVGLEDEEIVIRMTGCPNGCARPYMAELGFVGSAPNSYQIWLGGSPNQTNLAQPYTDKLPDKDIEKFLEPLFAYFKQEKASKESFGQFCHRVGFEALRAFSEGYQPIKVRRIRKNQHRVSVPDEMFTRLKEASEGEKRPMNHIVQEALEAYFSQKQSN; via the coding sequence ATGGTTCATACTCCAACGTCCCCTCCCCAGAAATTATCCAAGCTAGAAGGAATTAAAGAAAATAGTAACTTTTTAAGAGAACCTCTAGCCACTGAGATTTTAGAAGAGACAACCCATTTTACAGAAAATGCCGTTCAAATCCTCAAGTTTCATGGCTCCTATCAACAGGATAACCGAGATAATCGCGTCAAAGGCCAAGAAAAAGACTATCAAATGATGTTGCGGACAAGAAACCCAGGAGGGTTTATTCCACCGCAATTGTACCTTACCCTCGATCGCCTCAGCGATGAGTACGGCAACCAAACCCTGAGAGTGACCACCCGTCAGGGTTTTCAACTCCATGGTATCCTCAAGAAAAACCTAAAAAGCGCGATCGCAGCGATCGTCAACAGCATGGGCTCTACTCTAGGGGCCTGTGGGGATCTCAACCGCAACGTCATGGCTCCCCCCGCACCCTTCAAAAATCGCCCAGAATACCAATATGCTTGGAAATACGCCGATAATATCGCCGATTTACTGACCCCGCAAACCGAAGCTTACTACGAAATTTGGCTTGATGGGGAAAAATTCCTCAGCGCGGAAGAGTCCCCCGAAGTCGTGGCAGCGCGACAACGCAATAGCAACAAAACCCTTTTTCCCAACAAAGAAGAACCGATCTATGGGGTACATTATATGCCCCGTAAATTCAAATGTTCTGTCACCGTGCCGGGAGATAACTCCATTGATGTGTACACCCACGATGTCAGCTTAGTGGTGATCACCGATGAACACGGACAACTCCAAGGGTTCAATATCCTGGCCGGGGGAGGAATGGGACGCACCCACGGCAAAGAAGAAACCTTTGCCAGACTATCCGACCCCTTGGGATATGTGGCTAAAGAAGACGTTTACGACGCAATGAAAGCCATTGTCGCCACCCAACGGGACTACGGCGATCGCGTGCAACGTCGCCATGCTAGGATGAAATACCTACTGCATGACTGGGGAGTTGAGAAATTCCGTGCTAAGGTTGAAGAATACTTCGGAAAGCCCCTAGAACCCTTTAAACCCCTGCCTGAGTGGAAATATCAAGATTATTTAGGCTGGAACGAACAGGGAGACGGCAAATTATTTCTCGGTATTTCCGTCGAAAATGGACGGGTCAAAGACGAAGGCAGTTTTCGGCTTAAAACGGCCTTAAAGTCGATTATTGACCAATTTGAATTGCCCATGCGTCTGACGGCTAATCATAATATCATTCTCTACGAAATTGAACCTAGCCAAAAAGCTGCCATTGAAGGAATCTTGCACGATTGTGGCATCATTACCAACCCCCAAGAAGTCGAGAGTTTAACCCGCTATTCCATGGCCTGTCCCGCGTTACCGACCTGTGGGTTAGCCATTACCGAGTCAGAACGGGCATTACCCGGTATTATTGGACGAATTAAGCAGGTTTTGACCAAAGTAGGACTAGAAGACGAAGAAATTGTCATCCGTATGACCGGGTGTCCCAATGGATGCGCTAGACCCTATATGGCCGAATTGGGGTTTGTCGGCAGTGCTCCCAATAGTTACCAAATTTGGCTAGGGGGAAGTCCCAACCAGACTAACTTAGCCCAACCCTACACCGACAAACTACCAGACAAGGACATCGAGAAGTTTTTAGAGCCTCTGTTTGCCTATTTTAAGCAAGAAAAGGCTTCTAAAGAGAGTTTTGGTCAATTTTGTCATCGCGTTGGCTTTGAGGCGTTAAGAGCCTTTAGCGAGGGGTATCAGCCCATTAAAGTGCGTCGCATTCGCAAAAATCAACATCGTGTCAGTGTCCCTGATGAAATGTTTACCCGACTCAAAGAAGCGTCTGAAGGCGAAAAACGCCCCATGAATCATATTGTTCAGGAAGCCTTAGAAGCCTATTTTAGTCAAAAACAATCGAATTAA
- a CDS encoding ATP-binding cassette domain-containing protein encodes MNPSSGIRTVLTQVPSIILNNQGIMSPQFELIKEKHYLGRGGPKVDFNLPESWGIISRTQAYFCRQGNDYYIYDGDGVNPSTNRLFINHKMLSPKEGYLLQDGMEIKIGQNPATWIIITYSNPNQLGAAKTPEKSVISLLNQSVMIGRDPTANLQLDSPIVSRRHAVIDRNNQGQYLIYDYSTNGVFVNGQKVVGSALLVPGAIIRIGSYILVLRGDELILADRGDNIRLDAKNLLCIAQDKQGQPIRLLNNISFPIDPGQFVAIVGGSGSGKSTLLRTLLGINPVIKGTVELNGENLRNHFNIYRNLIGYVPQNDIVHENLTVKEVLYYTAKRILSSDINTEEIIERTVKQVELSDRLDTLVKDLSGGQKKRVSIGVELLADPKLFLLDEPTSGLDPGLDKKMMQLLRNLANQGRTIILVTHATLNINLCDRVIFLGKGGNLCYFGTPQQVSQFFNLVNNDFADIYLQLETLESVEQARAKFEQSQEKKHYIDDRLYHQVFQDQLSTFKPSTQQIKSSFWRQFSILSQRYFKLILRDPINLSLSLLTAPLGIILIDLAIADKNPLIKPIENSPSAAPLALKVLFVFTCAAIWVGLASSLQEIIKEDKIYQRERLVNLGLVAYLGSKLAILGGLAFIQSFLISLTILMLFQSPNSLMIPWFLGLEITIFLTLFTTISLGIMASACVKNTTQANSSLPILLLPQIIFSGILFKMEGMGKIISWLMISRWSVGALGALVNIEEMVPTVSPLNPVSVDIPLEVYQTNWNNLALNWGILLLQSLISWGITFIVQKRKDII; translated from the coding sequence ATGAATCCATCTTCAGGCATTCGTACAGTTTTAACTCAGGTTCCTTCTATTATCCTTAATAATCAAGGGATAATGAGTCCTCAGTTTGAGTTAATTAAAGAGAAGCATTATTTAGGACGCGGGGGACCAAAAGTAGATTTTAATCTGCCTGAAAGTTGGGGAATTATTAGTCGGACTCAAGCCTATTTTTGTCGTCAAGGGAATGATTATTATATCTACGATGGAGATGGAGTTAACCCCAGTACCAATCGTCTTTTCATTAATCATAAAATGTTATCCCCTAAAGAGGGGTATTTATTACAGGATGGAATGGAGATAAAAATCGGACAAAATCCGGCGACTTGGATTATTATTACTTATTCTAATCCTAATCAACTAGGTGCTGCTAAAACTCCTGAAAAAAGTGTCATTTCTTTGCTCAATCAATCGGTGATGATTGGACGAGATCCGACGGCGAATTTACAGTTAGATTCTCCCATTGTTTCCCGTCGTCATGCAGTGATTGATCGCAATAATCAGGGACAATATTTAATTTATGATTATAGCACTAATGGGGTTTTTGTTAATGGACAAAAAGTTGTTGGTAGTGCGTTACTTGTGCCAGGAGCAATTATTCGTATTGGTTCCTATATTTTAGTCCTGCGAGGGGACGAATTAATTCTCGCAGATCGGGGAGACAATATTCGTCTTGATGCCAAAAATTTACTGTGTATTGCTCAAGATAAACAAGGGCAACCTATTCGATTATTAAATAATATTTCTTTCCCCATTGACCCTGGACAATTTGTGGCGATTGTCGGAGGAAGCGGGTCAGGAAAATCAACGTTATTACGAACATTATTAGGGATCAATCCTGTGATAAAAGGAACGGTTGAATTAAATGGAGAAAATCTGAGAAATCATTTTAATATTTATCGTAATCTCATTGGTTATGTTCCACAAAATGATATTGTTCATGAGAATTTAACGGTAAAAGAGGTATTGTATTATACCGCAAAAAGGATTCTTTCATCAGACATTAATACCGAAGAAATAATCGAAAGAACTGTTAAACAAGTTGAATTATCAGATCGTCTAGATACTTTAGTTAAAGATTTGAGTGGAGGACAGAAAAAACGGGTCAGTATTGGGGTAGAATTATTAGCCGATCCTAAACTCTTTTTATTAGATGAACCCACTTCTGGACTTGATCCAGGGTTAGATAAAAAGATGATGCAATTGCTACGAAATTTAGCCAATCAAGGAAGAACTATTATTTTAGTTACCCATGCCACTCTCAATATTAATCTCTGCGATCGCGTGATTTTTCTAGGGAAGGGAGGAAATCTTTGTTACTTTGGAACTCCCCAACAAGTGAGTCAATTTTTTAACTTAGTTAATAATGATTTTGCTGATATTTATCTTCAACTTGAAACCCTAGAATCTGTCGAACAAGCTAGAGCAAAATTTGAACAATCTCAAGAGAAAAAACACTATATTGATGATCGTTTGTATCATCAAGTGTTTCAGGATCAATTATCAACTTTTAAACCCTCTACTCAACAAATTAAGAGCTCCTTTTGGCGACAGTTTTCTATTCTTAGTCAACGGTATTTTAAATTAATTCTCAGAGATCCCATTAATCTCAGTTTATCGTTATTAACTGCACCCTTAGGAATCATCTTAATTGACTTAGCTATTGCGGATAAAAACCCCTTAATTAAACCGATAGAGAATAGTCCCAGTGCAGCACCGTTAGCCTTAAAAGTTCTCTTTGTTTTTACCTGTGCTGCCATTTGGGTAGGGTTAGCCAGTTCCCTACAAGAAATTATCAAAGAAGACAAAATTTATCAACGCGAAAGATTAGTTAATTTAGGATTAGTTGCTTATTTAGGTTCTAAATTAGCTATTTTAGGGGGACTAGCCTTCATTCAAAGCTTTCTCATTTCTTTGACTATTTTGATGTTATTTCAATCTCCTAATTCTTTAATGATACCTTGGTTTTTAGGCTTAGAAATAACTATATTTTTAACCCTATTTACAACAATAAGTTTAGGGATAATGGCTTCTGCTTGCGTCAAAAATACAACTCAAGCCAATAGTTCTTTACCCATATTACTCTTACCTCAAATTATCTTTTCTGGTATTTTATTTAAGATGGAAGGTATGGGTAAAATTATCTCATGGCTCATGATCAGTCGCTGGTCTGTTGGTGCATTGGGAGCATTAGTTAATATCGAAGAAATGGTTCCGACCGTTTCTCCCTTAAACCCCGTTTCTGTCGATATTCCCCTAGAGGTGTATCAAACAAACTGGAATAATTTAGCATTAAACTGGGGTATATTATTATTACAAAGTTTGATTTCTTGGGGAATAACTTTTATTGTCCAGAAACGAAAAGATATTATTTAG